Below is a window of Pseudomonas sp. B21-040 DNA.
ACCGGGCATGACCGCATTGAAAATCATGTTGACGTTGCCAAAATAATTGCCGGGCTTGTAAACCCCGTCGGCCGGCGGCACCGGGACGATTTCCAGCACCACCCGTTTGCCCGCAATGGCGTCGGCCATGGACACCACCTCGCTGTTTTCCGCGTCGTTCAACAATGTGCCGTTGAACAGCACGCGTAAGCCGATGTCATGGGCTTCGGTGCCATTGGATAGATAGGGTCGGCCTTCGAGCCGGGCCTCGATCGAGCCTGCTTCGTTCTTC
It encodes the following:
- a CDS encoding CS1 type fimbrial major subunit, with product MTMLKKILPVLIGAWVSSTAFAARESHHFDVFVSIPTLAFYVIPSDPGWIHREQQLPWNLTASTLGGLRKFFDVKNEAGSIEARLEGRPYLSNGTEAHDIGLRVLFNGTLLNDAENSEVVSMADAIAGKRVVLEIVPVPPADGVYKPGNYFGNVNMIFNAVMPGG